The following coding sequences are from one Lycium ferocissimum isolate CSIRO_LF1 chromosome 3, AGI_CSIRO_Lferr_CH_V1, whole genome shotgun sequence window:
- the LOC132049724 gene encoding probable protein phosphatase 2C 4 yields MGNGIGKLKFCFAGDVGEISKRRHDIGVDLYDSLDKGLGHSFCYILHDTSSKNHPFLDDSSSSTTTTISSTSTSTSHTTAFRTISGASISANTSTTPLSTALVDVCNSNTCIEKSSAFESSQWFSSFPLQPIPRRSIPSVCSGPIPRVSVSGSGPIERGFLSGPIERSFTSGPLDNQYDQQLQRYKPESSKWDLVRNLKKVLSSSFLGFQEMNLGEKNNEINGNLLSSENSLDGDEVDNDLIRSQNLQWAQGKAGEDRVHVVISEEHGWVFVGIYDGFNGPDATDFLLNNLYSNVFKELKGLLWNDKLETTENLMCNEEFDQSNLKEKLDSSGGHHLDVLKALSEALRKAEASYLEITDTMVSESPELALMGSCVLVMLMKGNDVYLMNVGDSRAVLAQNPEPDCAIGNLERIIEESRNSIDALYGVDSDRKHNLNSCQLTMDHSTSVKEEVLRIKSEHPSDTSAIKNDRVKGSLNVTRAFGAGFLKQPKWNNALLGVFRINYVGSSPYINCIPSLYHHRLSPRDRFLILSSDGLYQYFTNEEAVSEVETFMSIFPEGDPAQHLVEEVLFRAAKKAGMDFHELLDIPQGDRRKYHDDVSIIIISFEGRIWRSSV; encoded by the exons ATGGGAAACGGTATTGGGAAGTTGAAGTTCTGTTTTGCAGGAGATGTTGGAGAAATATCGAAAAGACGCCACGATATTGGTGTAGACCTATATGATAGTCTTGACAAAGGATTAGGCCATTCTTTTTGCTACATATTGCATGATACATCATCCAAGAATCATCCTTTTCTAGACGACTcttcttcttccaccactaccACTATCTCCAGTACCAGCACCAGCACCAGCCACACAACGGCGTTTCGCACCATCTCTGGTGCCTCTATCTCCGCCAACACGTCCACTACGCCTCTCTCCACCGCCCTCGTGGACGTCTGTAATTCCAATACTTGCATTGAGAAGTCTTCGGCTTTTGAGAGTTCTCAGTGGTTTTCTTCCTTCCCTCTTCAGCCAATTCCCAGGAGGTCAATCCCCTCAGTCTGTTCGGGCCCTATTCCCCGAGTTTCTGTCTCGGGCTCAGGCCCGATTGAGAGGGGATTCCTCTCAGGCCCAATAGAGCGGAGCTTCACCTCAGGCCCGTTGGACAATCAGTATGATCAGCAGCTCCAGAGGTACAAACCTGAGTCTAGTAAATGGGATTTGGTTAGGAATTTAAAGAAAGTTTTGTCAAGCTCTTTTTTGGGgtttcaagaaatgaatttaggagagaagaataATGAAATTAATGGCAATCTTTTGAGTAGTGAAAACAGCTTGGATGGAGATGAAGTGGATAATGACTTAATTAGAAGTCAAAATTTGCAGTGGGCTCAGGGGAAAGCTGGGGAAGACAGAGTGCATGTAGTGATTTCTGAGGAACATGGATGGGTATTTGTTGGGATTTATGATGGATTTAATGGACCTGATGCTACTGATTTTTTATTGAACAATCTTTACTCAAATGTCTTCAAAGAACTCAAAGGATTGCTATGGAATGACAAGTTAGAAACCACCGAAAATCTCATGTGTAACGAGGAATTTGATCAATCGaatttgaaggagaaattggacAGTTCAGGAGGTCACCATTTAGATGTGTTGAAGGCGTTATCAGAGGCGCTGAGGAAAGCCGAGGCATCATATTTGGAGATAACAGATACGATGGTGAGCGAGAGCCCTGAGTTAGCTTTAATGGGATCTTGTGTTTTAGTGATGTTGATGAAAGGCAATGATGTATACTTGATGAATGTTGGAGATAGTAGAGCAGTTTTGGCTCAAAATCCTGAACCCGATTGTGCAATTGGTAATTTGGAACGGATAATAGAGGAGAGTCGAAATAGCATTGATGCACTTTATGGAGTTGATTCAGACAGAAAACACAATCTTAATTCTTGTCAACTCACTATGGACCATAGTACATCTGTTAAAGAG GAAGTTCTTAGGATTAAAAGTGAGCATCCAAGTGATACTTCTGCTATTAAAAATGATAGAGTGAAAGGTTCATTGAACGTTACTCGAGCTTTTGGTGCAGGCTTTCTTAAACAG CCCAAATGGAATAATGCACTTCTAGGGGTCTTCAGAATAAACTACGTTGGAAGTTCGCCGTATATCAACTGTATACCATCACTATACCACCACAGACTTAGCCCAAGAGACAGATTTCTGATCTTATCATCCGATGGACTTTACCAATACTTTACCAATGAAGAAGCAGTCTCTGAAGTTGAGACCTTCATGTCTATATTCCCCGAGGGCGATCCCGCCCAACATCTTGTTGAAGAAGTGTTATTTAGAGCTGCAAAGAAAGCTG GCATGGACTTCCACGAGTTGCTTGATATACCACAAGGGGATCGTAGGAAGTACCATGATGATGTCTCGATTATCATTATATCGTTCGAAGGAAGGATATGGAGATCATCTGTGTAA